A section of the Microbacterium sp. MM2322 genome encodes:
- a CDS encoding DUF222 domain-containing protein, with amino-acid sequence MSGSAIDDLRRAERFVERALEARRRIAVAEAAEVALLAEAHAWVRSLDAQGTTSHGSDLAARDLAAQLGAATRIGDRTVQARMDAAASLSTLLPATLAAWQEGAIDRRHVSVIVDASAGLFDDDARAWFERRVLAQAKETTATRLRPIAVALAERAHPESLADRHARARVARRVIVANSADGMARLIADLPAVEAHGIVDRLGAMARAVRDAGGDAAADSRSLDELRADVLTDLLLGADPVAHGDGLAGITGHVQVTVPVMTAVAGSTEPCVLAGYGPVPLDDALRLAGAASGWDRVMTHPVQGAVLAVDRYRPSEQLRRFLRARDEHCRFVGCRLPVWRSDIDHTVDAAHGGATRPDNLAHLCRRHHVLKHASAWSVIQTQAGVLRWTSPTGRTYTDRPAPAARFISHLDPPPDPDVAMPPPRRGPYFRPDPTPPPPF; translated from the coding sequence ATGTCAGGATCCGCGATCGACGACCTCCGCAGGGCGGAACGGTTCGTTGAGCGAGCCCTCGAGGCCAGGCGCCGGATTGCCGTGGCAGAGGCCGCTGAGGTCGCTCTCCTCGCCGAGGCGCACGCCTGGGTGAGGTCCCTCGACGCGCAAGGAACCACCTCGCACGGATCCGACCTCGCCGCGCGCGATCTGGCCGCGCAGCTGGGCGCAGCGACCCGCATCGGCGATCGCACAGTGCAGGCGCGAATGGATGCCGCGGCATCCCTGTCCACGCTTCTGCCGGCAACCCTCGCGGCGTGGCAGGAGGGGGCGATCGACCGGCGGCACGTTTCGGTGATCGTCGACGCATCCGCCGGGCTGTTCGACGACGACGCGCGAGCGTGGTTCGAGCGGCGCGTGCTCGCACAGGCGAAAGAGACGACGGCCACGCGGTTGCGGCCGATCGCCGTCGCCCTCGCCGAGCGCGCGCATCCTGAGTCGCTCGCCGACCGCCATGCCCGCGCGAGAGTTGCGCGGCGCGTGATCGTGGCTAACAGCGCAGACGGCATGGCGCGGCTGATCGCGGATCTGCCAGCGGTCGAGGCGCACGGGATCGTCGATCGTCTGGGGGCGATGGCGCGTGCCGTGCGGGATGCGGGTGGTGACGCCGCAGCCGATTCGCGCTCACTCGACGAACTGCGCGCCGACGTCTTGACCGATCTTCTCCTCGGCGCAGATCCCGTCGCTCATGGGGACGGTCTGGCCGGCATCACAGGCCACGTCCAGGTGACGGTTCCCGTCATGACGGCCGTCGCAGGTTCGACCGAGCCCTGCGTGCTCGCCGGTTACGGGCCGGTTCCCCTCGATGACGCTCTGCGCCTGGCGGGCGCGGCCTCGGGTTGGGATCGCGTCATGACGCACCCGGTCCAAGGCGCCGTCCTCGCCGTCGACCGCTACCGGCCGTCCGAGCAGCTGCGCCGCTTCCTTCGCGCGCGGGACGAGCACTGCCGATTCGTCGGATGCCGCCTCCCGGTGTGGCGCTCCGACATCGACCACACCGTCGATGCGGCGCACGGCGGTGCCACGCGACCCGACAATCTGGCGCATCTCTGCCGACGCCATCACGTTCTGAAGCACGCGTCCGCGTGGAGTGTCATCCAGACGCAGGCAGGAGTGCTGCGCTGGACGAGCCCGACCGGCCGCACATACACTGACCGACCGGCTCCCGCGGCGCGCTTCATCTCACACCTCGATCCGCCGCCGGATCCGGACGTGGCCATGCCACCGCCGAGACGCGGACCGTACTTCAGGCCGGATCCAACCCCGCCGCCGCCGTTCTAG
- a CDS encoding zinc-ribbon domain-containing protein produces the protein MTEPVRWWWERRQFSRGTDVPYAVGTYRSAWAAYPELIRQYHPDLNEGIVLSQIPPAADVLLCWECSAGHRFAATPTEQRERPGRVRRRSAWCPECSALAAPRPVKVVERLDAKAVLTAVERAKAVRMPVAPGPAPVKKRATATICDKTPDVSIGAPFTSECAPRPASAAEARLRADLTAALLFTEGMTAVRVGRPFFRHREVWPDILLPELRVAVEYDTPGRHGLEHVGKREASDRRKDSLLRAAGWEVVRVRTGGLEARGPNDVVVRSAGSRTVPTIVDALRGIRGELMVDAYLR, from the coding sequence GTGACGGAACCGGTGCGGTGGTGGTGGGAGCGGCGTCAGTTCTCGCGCGGCACCGACGTCCCGTACGCCGTCGGCACCTATCGGTCGGCATGGGCTGCGTACCCCGAACTGATCCGGCAGTACCACCCCGACCTCAACGAGGGCATCGTCCTGTCGCAGATCCCCCCGGCCGCCGACGTGCTGCTGTGCTGGGAGTGTTCGGCGGGCCACCGATTCGCCGCGACACCGACAGAGCAGCGGGAGCGGCCGGGCCGCGTGCGGCGACGGTCGGCGTGGTGCCCGGAGTGCTCCGCCCTCGCGGCGCCGCGGCCCGTGAAGGTCGTCGAGCGCCTCGACGCGAAGGCGGTGCTCACTGCGGTGGAGCGGGCGAAGGCGGTGCGGATGCCGGTGGCGCCGGGCCCAGCACCCGTGAAAAAGCGTGCGACCGCGACGATCTGCGACAAGACGCCGGACGTCTCGATCGGGGCGCCGTTCACGAGCGAGTGCGCTCCGCGGCCCGCATCCGCCGCGGAAGCGCGCCTGCGCGCAGACCTCACCGCCGCGCTCCTCTTCACCGAAGGGATGACGGCGGTCCGCGTCGGGCGACCGTTCTTCAGACACCGCGAAGTGTGGCCCGACATCCTGCTGCCCGAACTACGCGTGGCCGTGGAGTACGACACCCCCGGCCGCCACGGACTCGAGCACGTGGGCAAGCGAGAGGCATCCGATCGGCGGAAGGACTCCCTGCTGCGCGCAGCCGGGTGGGAGGTGGTGCGAGTGCGAACGGGCGGGCTCGAGGCGCGGGGACCGAACGACGTGGTGGTGCGGTCAGCCGGATCGCGGACCGTTCCCACGATCGTCGACGCGCTGCGCGGCATCCGCGGAGAGCTCATGGTGGATGCGTACCTTCGGTGA
- a CDS encoding glucose-6-phosphate dehydrogenase produces the protein MKITRSSDWRDALPFEVPVLAAEAVPGEPTRCVSCPAGSEPLERTELWAVKHRHPNNHAGFVRYYCAEHSPKTPPPPAPSVASPGRARGAAPKARPERTVAPRRPGPSLDVVRAMCPDCFVEVSAAGVCGMCGRQVV, from the coding sequence ATGAAGATCACGAGATCATCCGACTGGCGGGACGCTCTTCCGTTCGAGGTACCGGTCCTCGCCGCCGAGGCCGTGCCCGGAGAGCCGACGCGATGCGTGAGCTGCCCCGCGGGCAGTGAGCCGCTGGAACGGACCGAACTGTGGGCCGTCAAGCACCGGCATCCGAACAACCATGCCGGCTTCGTGCGCTACTACTGCGCCGAGCACAGCCCGAAGACACCGCCGCCTCCCGCGCCCTCGGTCGCAAGCCCCGGCCGCGCTCGCGGCGCAGCACCGAAGGCCCGCCCCGAGCGGACCGTCGCACCGCGGCGCCCCGGTCCCTCGCTCGACGTGGTGCGGGCGATGTGCCCGGACTGCTTCGTCGAGGTCTCCGCCGCGGGCGTCTGCGGGATGTGCGGACGGCAGGTCGTCTGA
- a CDS encoding 1,4-dihydroxy-2-naphthoyl-CoA synthase: MTVSELFDPSEWTEAPGAAAYTDITAHVSNDGRIARIAFDRPEVRNAFRPHTVDELYRALDIARQDPKIGVVLLTGNGPSAKDGGWAFCSGGDQRIRGRDGYKYSDDETAVHDPARAGRLHILEVQRLIRFMPKVVIAVIPGWAAGGGHSLHIVCDLSIASAEHGKFKQTDADVGSFDAGYGSAYMARQVGQKVAREVFFLAEEYSAQRAYEMGAVNRVVPHADLEREAISMARTILGKSPTAIRMLKFAFNAVDDGMVGQQVFAGEATRLAYGTDEAVEGRDAFLEKRDPDWAPYPYHF; this comes from the coding sequence GTGACCGTCTCCGAGCTCTTCGACCCGTCGGAGTGGACCGAGGCGCCCGGCGCCGCGGCCTACACCGACATCACCGCGCACGTCTCGAACGATGGGCGGATCGCCCGCATCGCGTTCGATCGCCCCGAGGTGCGGAACGCCTTCCGCCCGCACACGGTCGACGAGCTGTACCGGGCTCTCGACATCGCGCGCCAGGACCCGAAGATCGGGGTCGTCCTGCTGACCGGCAACGGTCCGAGCGCGAAGGACGGTGGCTGGGCCTTCTGCTCGGGCGGCGATCAGCGCATCCGCGGGCGCGACGGCTACAAGTACTCGGACGACGAGACGGCGGTCCACGATCCGGCTCGCGCGGGGCGCCTCCACATCCTCGAAGTGCAGCGCCTCATCCGGTTCATGCCGAAGGTCGTCATCGCGGTCATCCCCGGCTGGGCGGCCGGCGGCGGGCACTCGCTGCACATCGTCTGCGACCTCTCGATCGCGAGCGCCGAGCACGGCAAGTTCAAGCAGACCGACGCGGACGTCGGCTCGTTCGACGCCGGATACGGCTCGGCGTACATGGCTCGCCAGGTCGGTCAGAAGGTCGCCCGCGAGGTGTTCTTCCTCGCCGAGGAGTACTCCGCGCAGCGGGCGTACGAGATGGGCGCCGTCAATCGCGTCGTCCCGCACGCAGACCTCGAGCGCGAGGCGATCTCGATGGCGCGGACGATCCTCGGCAAGTCGCCGACAGCGATCCGCATGTTGAAGTTCGCGTTCAACGCGGTGGATGACGGGATGGTGGGCCAGCAGGTCTTCGCCGGCGAGGCGACTCGTCTCGCTTACGGCACCGACGAGGCCGTCGAGGGGCGCGACGCGTTCCTCGAGAAGCGCGACCCGGACTGGGCGCCGTACCCATACCACTTCTGA
- a CDS encoding AMP-binding protein encodes MRLSRLDSADPRDVLRALRGAALGAGPAVALGAPDGLPDEVTAGTAVVVTTSGSTGYPKSVALSRSALTSSALATASRIGSGSWLLALPATYVAGVQVMVRALVAGRDPAILTGSFTPQTFTAAASAMAASEGGHRIPTYTSLVPAQVQTLVEAGETDAAVARAFASFEAVLVGGQALPAALADRAAALGARIVRTYGSTETSGGCVYDGRPLDGVTLRIEDGEVQLGGPTLADGYLGDPARTAEAFVRDTDGARWYRTGDLGSFDDGMLRVTGRRDNVIVSGGVNVSLDRVERAVRAVVGLTGAVVVPTTDERWGAASVVVLSRRALAGRSETDLLAELRLAVKNQIGAPARPRELLVLEEVPLTASGKPDRALLRGLLTDEDGRAPRGE; translated from the coding sequence ATGCGACTCAGCCGACTCGATTCCGCCGACCCGCGTGACGTCCTCCGGGCGCTCCGCGGCGCCGCCCTCGGCGCAGGCCCGGCGGTCGCCCTCGGCGCCCCAGACGGCCTTCCCGACGAGGTCACCGCGGGAACCGCGGTCGTCGTCACGACGAGCGGTTCGACCGGCTACCCGAAGTCCGTCGCCCTCAGCCGCTCGGCGCTGACCTCGTCGGCTCTCGCCACCGCGAGCCGGATCGGCAGCGGGTCGTGGCTCCTCGCCCTCCCCGCGACCTACGTCGCCGGAGTGCAGGTGATGGTCCGGGCACTCGTCGCCGGTCGCGACCCTGCGATCCTGACCGGGTCGTTCACGCCGCAGACGTTCACCGCCGCGGCCTCGGCGATGGCCGCCAGCGAGGGCGGACACCGCATCCCGACCTACACGTCCCTCGTCCCCGCGCAGGTGCAGACCCTCGTCGAGGCGGGGGAGACGGATGCCGCCGTCGCCCGCGCGTTCGCGTCGTTCGAGGCCGTGCTGGTCGGCGGTCAGGCGCTCCCGGCCGCGCTCGCCGACCGGGCCGCCGCGCTCGGCGCCCGCATCGTCCGGACCTACGGATCGACCGAGACGAGCGGCGGATGCGTCTACGACGGCCGCCCGCTCGACGGCGTCACGCTGCGCATCGAGGACGGCGAGGTCCAGCTCGGCGGCCCGACCCTCGCCGACGGCTACCTCGGCGATCCCGCCCGCACGGCCGAGGCCTTCGTTCGCGACACGGACGGCGCCCGGTGGTACCGCACCGGCGACCTCGGCTCGTTCGACGACGGGATGCTGCGCGTCACCGGCCGCCGCGACAACGTCATCGTGTCGGGCGGCGTCAACGTCTCGCTCGATCGTGTCGAACGGGCGGTGCGTGCGGTCGTCGGACTCACCGGTGCAGTCGTCGTGCCGACCACGGATGAGCGGTGGGGCGCGGCATCCGTCGTCGTCCTGTCGCGCCGCGCGCTCGCCGGACGCAGCGAGACGGACCTGCTGGCCGAGCTGCGGCTCGCCGTGAAGAACCAGATCGGTGCGCCCGCGCGCCCGCGCGAGCTGCTCGTTCTCGAAGAGGTACCGCTGACCGCGAGCGGCAAGCCCGACCGCGCGCTCCTGCGGGGGCTCCTGACGGACGAGGACGGGCGGGCCCCGCGCGGGGAATAG
- a CDS encoding 1,4-dihydroxy-2-naphthoate polyprenyltransferase: MAASRKTPRKPAPKRTAPRGNPAKARVSAAPSKPAPVTARDWIGAARLRTLPLAISPILVGTGAAIAVGGGFHWVLALCCLVVAVSLQIAVNFANDYSDGIRGTDDHRVGPTRLTASGRVTPRAVLVAALVFFAIAAIVGIAVVIRTQHWWMLAVGAVCIVAAWFYTGGKRPYGYIGLGELFVFIFFGPVATIGTTFVQVGSVPQESWIPSIAVGALACGVLITNNLRDIDQDRVAGKRTLTVLVGKRVSQVLFTVFMLVPFATVFVLAPFYPVVWLSLLVLLVTLSATLIVWTYRTPRELIVALQLSSVASLAWSGFVLWAYVAA, translated from the coding sequence GTGGCAGCATCCCGGAAGACCCCCCGCAAGCCCGCTCCGAAGCGCACCGCGCCGCGCGGCAACCCGGCGAAGGCACGCGTCTCGGCGGCGCCGTCGAAGCCCGCTCCCGTCACGGCGCGCGACTGGATCGGTGCAGCCCGGCTTCGCACCCTGCCGCTCGCGATCAGCCCCATCCTCGTCGGCACGGGCGCCGCGATCGCGGTCGGCGGCGGTTTCCACTGGGTGCTCGCGCTGTGCTGCCTCGTGGTCGCCGTCTCGCTGCAGATCGCCGTCAACTTCGCCAACGACTACAGCGACGGCATCCGCGGCACCGACGATCACCGAGTCGGCCCCACCCGTCTGACCGCGTCGGGACGCGTCACCCCGCGCGCCGTGCTGGTCGCCGCGCTTGTCTTCTTCGCGATCGCGGCGATCGTCGGCATCGCCGTGGTCATCCGCACGCAGCATTGGTGGATGCTGGCGGTGGGCGCCGTGTGCATCGTCGCCGCCTGGTTCTACACCGGCGGAAAGCGGCCCTACGGCTACATCGGTCTCGGCGAGCTCTTCGTCTTCATCTTCTTCGGACCGGTCGCCACGATCGGGACGACGTTCGTGCAGGTCGGCTCGGTCCCGCAGGAATCGTGGATCCCCTCGATCGCCGTCGGCGCCTTGGCGTGCGGTGTGCTGATCACCAACAACCTCCGCGACATCGACCAGGATCGCGTCGCCGGCAAACGCACCTTGACGGTCCTCGTCGGCAAGCGCGTCTCGCAGGTGCTGTTCACCGTGTTCATGCTGGTGCCGTTCGCGACCGTGTTCGTTCTCGCGCCGTTCTATCCGGTCGTGTGGCTGTCGCTGCTGGTGCTGCTGGTGACCCTGTCCGCGACGCTGATCGTCTGGACCTACCGCACGCCGCGCGAACTGATCGTCGCGCTGCAGCTCAGCTCGGTGGCCTCACTCGCCTGGAGCGGGTTCGTCCTCTGGGCGTACGTCGCCGCCTGA
- a CDS encoding DUF4229 domain-containing protein, which produces MRARSAFVYALLRLLAFFVPFGIMMLFPVLRDQYWLAAIFAALIGLSLSMLFLRRPLDDVSMGIAERRAARRRNDSDEAVEDAFRDESDTDAAATTPGQPASDDTAH; this is translated from the coding sequence ATGCGTGCCCGGTCAGCCTTCGTCTATGCGCTGCTGCGGCTGCTCGCCTTCTTCGTCCCGTTCGGGATCATGATGCTCTTCCCCGTCCTGCGCGACCAGTACTGGCTCGCTGCGATCTTCGCGGCGCTCATCGGACTCAGCCTGTCGATGCTGTTCCTCCGCCGCCCCCTCGACGACGTGTCGATGGGTATCGCCGAGCGCCGCGCCGCGCGCCGCCGCAACGACAGCGACGAAGCGGTCGAGGACGCGTTCCGCGATGAGAGCGACACGGATGCCGCGGCCACGACGCCCGGGCAGCCGGCATCCGACGACACCGCTCACTGA
- a CDS encoding PLDc N-terminal domain-containing protein — translation MARFYLVLALLLTAFWVYSIADCALQPPTRHRGVSKPIWLLIVVLLPVVGAVLWFVIGRARASSTRVVLRAPDDDPDFLGRIGTSSDQDERIRRLEEELAALDSEAPDPRDLPADPPAEDDSDEQSRGSHS, via the coding sequence ATGGCGCGCTTCTACCTCGTTCTGGCGCTGCTGCTGACCGCGTTCTGGGTCTACAGCATCGCCGACTGCGCGCTCCAGCCCCCGACCCGGCACCGCGGCGTCAGCAAACCGATCTGGTTGCTCATCGTCGTCCTCCTGCCGGTCGTCGGTGCCGTTCTCTGGTTCGTCATCGGTCGCGCACGGGCGTCGTCCACGCGCGTCGTGCTGAGGGCTCCCGACGACGACCCCGACTTCCTCGGTCGCATCGGCACCTCGAGCGATCAGGACGAGCGGATCCGCCGTCTCGAAGAGGAGCTCGCCGCGCTCGACTCCGAAGCCCCCGACCCGCGAGACCTCCCTGCGGACCCGCCGGCAGAGGACGACAGCGACGAGCAGTCGCGCGGCTCGCACTCCTGA
- the menD gene encoding 2-succinyl-5-enolpyruvyl-6-hydroxy-3-cyclohexene-1-carboxylic-acid synthase, with product MTIDGPGRAPATDAAAALLARLVERGLRHIVLSPGSRSQALALVAAEFEARGLVRLHVRIDERVAGFTALGIGREDRMPAAVVCTSGTAVANLLPAVLEAHHSGVPLLLLTADRPPELRGIGANQATRQPGMFSGFVRHEADLPVAEALADAVDADEVAPIRAAADEGWDAAIGAGSRVAGPVHLNVPFREPLAGELPAWLPSAAAVVAASDSTVVDPEPVEAEWGAHYQGGGGVGAALEVIEAEPIVLEAGPRTVVVAGADAGADAEQLAHEGGFPLIAEIVSGSRFGRHLVHGYRRLLSDPELGGRIERVVVFGHPTLSREVTRLLSRSDVEVLAVRGPGEQLNLNGTTVAVDGVTAPHGGDRDWLGAWMRASRDQVVDLSPAAPDADALSSAVPAERLGAISAELGAIRAPVDRAGLVDALWRASWPHDRLLFGSSRLVRVADELLGGKKVPVHANRGLAGIDGTIATGLGIAAASQVGTAPGVTRVLLGDLAFLHDVGALLHSAVEPEPRIQVVVGNDGGGTIFDGLEVAGVAGSNAFDRVQYTPQTARIEELARAYGWEYQRITTRGALDQALTSPAGGRQIIEVPLTR from the coding sequence ATGACGATCGACGGACCCGGCCGAGCGCCTGCGACGGATGCTGCGGCCGCGCTCCTCGCCCGACTCGTCGAGCGGGGGCTGCGGCACATCGTCCTCTCTCCCGGGTCGCGCTCGCAGGCTCTCGCCCTGGTCGCCGCCGAGTTCGAGGCTCGCGGTCTTGTCCGACTGCACGTCCGCATCGACGAGCGCGTGGCGGGATTCACCGCCCTCGGGATCGGTCGCGAAGACCGGATGCCCGCGGCCGTCGTGTGCACGTCGGGCACCGCGGTCGCGAATCTCCTCCCCGCCGTCCTCGAGGCGCACCACTCAGGTGTGCCGCTCCTTCTCCTGACGGCGGACCGTCCGCCGGAGCTCCGCGGCATCGGCGCGAATCAGGCGACGCGTCAGCCCGGGATGTTCTCCGGCTTCGTCCGTCACGAAGCCGACCTCCCCGTCGCCGAGGCGCTCGCCGACGCGGTCGACGCGGATGAGGTCGCCCCGATCCGTGCCGCCGCCGATGAGGGGTGGGATGCCGCGATCGGCGCCGGGTCGCGCGTCGCCGGGCCCGTGCACCTCAACGTCCCCTTCCGCGAGCCGCTCGCCGGGGAGCTGCCCGCCTGGCTGCCGTCGGCCGCCGCTGTCGTCGCGGCATCCGACTCCACGGTGGTCGATCCCGAGCCGGTCGAGGCGGAATGGGGCGCTCACTATCAGGGGGGCGGCGGTGTCGGCGCCGCGCTCGAGGTCATCGAGGCGGAGCCGATCGTTCTCGAGGCCGGCCCGCGGACGGTGGTCGTCGCCGGTGCGGACGCGGGAGCGGATGCGGAGCAGCTGGCGCACGAGGGCGGCTTCCCGCTCATCGCGGAGATCGTCAGCGGCTCCCGTTTCGGACGCCACCTGGTGCACGGCTATCGTCGGCTTCTGTCCGACCCGGAACTCGGCGGCCGCATCGAGCGGGTCGTCGTCTTCGGGCACCCGACCCTCAGTCGCGAGGTCACGCGCCTGCTCAGCCGGAGCGACGTCGAGGTTCTGGCCGTCCGCGGGCCGGGCGAGCAGCTGAACCTGAATGGCACGACGGTCGCCGTCGACGGGGTGACCGCGCCGCACGGCGGAGACCGCGACTGGCTCGGGGCGTGGATGCGCGCGTCACGCGATCAGGTCGTCGACCTCAGCCCGGCGGCACCCGACGCCGATGCGCTGTCGTCTGCCGTCCCCGCTGAGCGGCTCGGTGCGATCTCCGCTGAACTCGGTGCGATTCGTGCTCCCGTCGATCGGGCAGGTCTCGTCGACGCGCTCTGGCGTGCGAGCTGGCCGCACGATCGGCTGCTGTTCGGGTCGTCGCGGCTGGTGCGGGTGGCCGACGAACTGCTGGGCGGCAAGAAGGTGCCGGTGCACGCCAACCGCGGGCTCGCCGGAATCGACGGCACCATCGCGACCGGTCTGGGAATCGCCGCGGCGTCGCAAGTCGGCACGGCCCCGGGAGTGACCCGGGTCCTGCTCGGCGACCTCGCGTTCCTGCACGATGTCGGCGCGCTGCTGCACTCGGCGGTCGAGCCCGAACCGCGCATCCAGGTCGTCGTCGGCAATGATGGCGGCGGCACGATCTTCGACGGGCTCGAGGTGGCCGGCGTCGCGGGATCGAACGCGTTCGACCGGGTGCAGTACACGCCGCAGACGGCGCGGATCGAGGAACTCGCCCGGGCCTACGGGTGGGAGTATCAGCGCATCACGACGCGCGGTGCGCTCGATCAGGCGCTGACCTCCCCCGCCGGTGGCCGCCAGATCATCGAAGTTCCGCTGACGCGATAG
- a CDS encoding polyphosphate kinase 2 family protein has translation MTDAHWTGSPSTLLQVGPGFRLADVDPASTPGYDGGKKAGQAELARAAEQFDQLQERLYAQSRTQPDSPSVLLVLQAMDSAGKGGIVRHVIGATDPQGVHLKAFKKPTPDELAHDFLWRIEKEVPDAGYIGVFDRSHYEDVLIGRVRQLAPADEIERRYGAIVDFEQRLTERGVHIVKVMLHISGDEQKARLSERLDRPDKHWKYNPGDVDERELWPAYMDAYQALFERTSTGQAPWFVVPANHKWYARLAVQALLLDVLTRIDPQWPVADFDVEAEKARLAAT, from the coding sequence ATGACTGACGCTCACTGGACCGGTTCGCCGTCGACGCTGCTGCAGGTCGGGCCGGGATTCCGCCTCGCCGATGTGGACCCGGCATCCACCCCTGGATACGACGGCGGTAAGAAGGCCGGCCAGGCGGAGCTCGCCCGGGCGGCGGAGCAGTTCGATCAGCTGCAGGAACGGCTCTACGCGCAGAGTCGGACGCAGCCTGACTCGCCGTCGGTCCTCCTCGTGCTGCAGGCGATGGACTCCGCGGGCAAGGGCGGGATCGTCCGGCACGTGATCGGCGCGACCGACCCGCAGGGCGTGCACCTGAAAGCGTTCAAGAAGCCGACGCCCGATGAGCTGGCGCACGACTTCCTGTGGCGCATCGAGAAGGAGGTGCCGGATGCCGGGTACATCGGCGTCTTCGATCGGTCGCACTACGAGGACGTCCTGATCGGGCGGGTGCGCCAGCTCGCCCCCGCGGACGAGATCGAGCGACGCTATGGCGCGATCGTCGACTTCGAGCAGCGTCTGACGGAGCGGGGCGTGCACATCGTGAAGGTCATGCTGCACATCTCGGGCGACGAGCAGAAGGCGCGGCTGAGCGAACGTCTCGACCGGCCCGACAAGCACTGGAAGTACAACCCCGGCGACGTCGACGAGCGTGAGCTGTGGCCGGCGTACATGGACGCGTACCAGGCGCTGTTCGAGCGCACGTCGACCGGTCAGGCGCCCTGGTTCGTCGTGCCTGCGAACCACAAGTGGTATGCCCGGCTGGCGGTGCAGGCGTTGCTTCTCGACGTGCTCACGCGCATCGATCCGCAGTGGCCGGTCGCCGATTTCGACGTCGAGGCCGAGAAGGCGCGGCTCGCGGCGACCTGA
- a CDS encoding DUF222 domain-containing protein, with the protein MTEAMETPGGENYLATLAGIVADVGSIERRITQAQIEQLRVLAAAGRLAEEQAAPRNAKVRLHDMALRSIAAEVGGVLRTTDRTVQRRIGEARTIIEGFPAAVAAWESGRIVREHVRAIVDAGTTLPAEMWGEFEAIAIERCEQDTPNRVRGELEILAHRMHPRSFAERHEEAAAGRCVRLVPGRDGMSDLVATLPTVIAEGIHDRLTQQARAIVDTRDERAAGDDTNVVATDARTTDQVRADVFADLLLAGTPALDDTRDTTAGPLGAIRARVQVLLPAATLTGAEDGPCDLGGRSPIDPASARTLAGDTGVWERLFHDPTTGVTIATDSYRVPSGMRRFLQARDQHCRFPGCRVAAIRCEVDHTHDHALGGQTELSNIAHLCQRHHSMKQFTAWRVRQLKGGVLEWTSPLGRTYREDAPTPAVAFTPAAPPQPGDPAPF; encoded by the coding sequence ATGACGGAAGCGATGGAAACCCCCGGTGGCGAGAACTATCTCGCAACCTTGGCGGGCATCGTCGCGGACGTCGGGAGCATCGAGCGCCGGATCACCCAGGCGCAGATCGAGCAGCTGCGCGTACTGGCTGCGGCCGGTCGCCTGGCGGAAGAGCAGGCCGCGCCGAGGAACGCCAAGGTGCGCCTCCACGACATGGCGCTCCGGTCGATCGCGGCCGAGGTCGGCGGCGTCCTGCGCACGACGGATCGGACCGTGCAACGCCGGATCGGCGAGGCCCGCACGATCATCGAAGGGTTCCCCGCCGCGGTGGCGGCGTGGGAGTCGGGGCGGATCGTCCGGGAGCATGTGCGGGCAATCGTCGACGCCGGGACGACACTGCCGGCCGAGATGTGGGGCGAGTTCGAGGCGATCGCGATCGAACGGTGCGAGCAGGACACCCCGAACCGGGTGCGGGGCGAGCTGGAGATCCTCGCGCACCGGATGCATCCGCGCTCGTTCGCGGAACGACACGAAGAAGCCGCAGCCGGACGTTGCGTGAGGCTGGTTCCCGGGCGGGACGGGATGAGCGATCTTGTCGCGACGCTCCCCACGGTGATCGCCGAGGGGATCCACGATCGGCTGACGCAGCAGGCTCGGGCGATCGTCGACACGCGGGACGAGCGTGCGGCGGGCGACGACACGAACGTCGTCGCGACCGATGCGCGCACGACCGACCAGGTGCGAGCAGACGTGTTCGCCGACCTGCTCCTTGCGGGAACCCCAGCGCTCGACGACACCCGCGACACCACCGCAGGGCCGCTCGGCGCGATACGGGCGCGGGTGCAGGTGCTCCTCCCTGCAGCGACGCTGACCGGTGCAGAGGATGGGCCGTGCGACCTCGGTGGCCGCTCCCCCATCGACCCGGCATCGGCACGGACACTCGCGGGAGACACCGGCGTCTGGGAGCGGCTGTTCCACGACCCCACCACCGGCGTGACCATCGCAACCGACTCGTACCGCGTCCCCTCCGGGATGCGTCGGTTCTTGCAAGCCCGGGATCAGCACTGCCGGTTCCCCGGATGCCGCGTCGCCGCCATCCGCTGCGAGGTCGACCACACCCACGATCACGCCCTCGGCGGGCAGACAGAACTCTCCAACATCGCGCACCTGTGCCAGAGGCATCATTCGATGAAGCAGTTCACCGCCTGGCGAGTGCGACAACTGAAGGGTGGCGTTCTTGAATGGACTTCACCCCTCGGCAGGACCTACCGCGAAGACGCACCGACCCCGGCCGTCGCGTTCACCCCTGCCGCACCGCCACAACCCGGAGACCCCGCGCCGTTCTGA